The genomic region acaagctctcgagctcaatacatcacacagtggagtagggtattacgctccggcggcccaaaccactctaaacccttgtgtgttcttgtgttctccccattttccaactaacaagcaaaacgcctaggcccctccttattttaggatttagggcgagtgcattccgccacccgaccggagatttcctctctaaaattttggcgcgccaggtaggggcttaggctttaggtttttgcttattttcttgatcaacatgatggtgcaaatcgtggagcaccgcgccgagacttcagtggattttctggtggaggaagaagctgcttcttccacaccacaggttcccaaccgcccagtgcCGGGCAGTGCTGCTGTGCCCGCTGCGCAGCAGCATACAGCTGCATAGACATTCCAGACTCTATCAAGGGCAGCTCCGGGGGCGTTGTCTACGGCCAGGGAGTTGTTGTGCCAcccccaagctccacggcctcgctaggggccatgaagcagtggcgcgacGACGTTGACCGACTGCTCGGTATGACGCACTTtggctcgaccaggtcgaggccgcGGTCATCCCACCGCCAACATGAGGcgacggcgtctgtgcgctcaccctcggtgaggggtgcacagaccgacgacctccgggcagagctcaaccgcaggcgtgtgagagaggatgcccgggtctccCTAGAGAGGGCGCGGGAGCATCGAcgaaacatcgagggtcgcaaccttgaTCAAGATTTTGTTGCGGTAGCACCACAGACCCCAGAGGGCGCCCGGATCCAGTGTGGGCTGCGCCGcgctcgcggatcatctccacgcggcgacctggccacccaagttccggccgcacctaccggaaaagtacgacggtacgaccaacccgtcggaattcttgcaggtgtatgtcaccgccattacggcagcaggtggagacaccaccgtaatggcaacatattttcatgttgcccTATCTGgccctgcccggacttggctcatgaatcttACCCCAGGATCAatatactcctgggaagagctctgcgcgcgatTCGCAGCGAACTTCGTCAGTGCTTATCAgcggcatggcgtggaggctcacctccatgcagtgaggcaggagcccggggaaactctccgaaccttcatctcccgcttcactagggtacgagggactatacctcgtatctccgacgcttccatcatcaccgccttccaccagggggtgcgtgatgaaaaaatgctggagaagttggccacacatgacgtggaaactgtcaccacgctttttgctctggccgacaagtgcaccagggccgccgagggccgtgcatggcactcagcaCCACAGACCGGGGGTTGCCCTAACGGGTGGCTCGGATGCCGTCtctcaggacggcaaaaagaaaaagaagaagaaccgcggctcCGAGAGGCCGCCGTCTGCTGCTCTGGTCGTCGCAGTTGTGACTGGGGGCCgaaacgagcgcaacaagcgcccacggtcgtagaggggtaacagcggctcatgccctgtacaccccaacagtcgccatagcgccgcggagtgtcgcgagaccatcgaactcgcgaagcgcgtcagcgagcggcgcgagcagaccACCAAGGACGGCTCCCCGCCTCGTCGTcggcctggcaaggaaagggtcgacagcGGCGAGGTGGCCGTGGGAGAACCGGACcttgggtatcagtcacccgagggggtcctaaAAGACGTTTTCACCGGAGACTCCAACTCCGATGATGACAACTAGTCGGGCCATCGGGGAGACCCCGTCctccctggtctacggggccgaagcatgTCTTCCCCCGGAAACCTTTATGGGCTTTCACGGGTCCAGTATTCTAACGAATCTATGCAGGAGCGACCACAGTGTAAGGATGTGGACTCTTTCATTGCACACAGGGGGCAAGCAACGACCTGAAATGCATGTTGCAAccaggcgctcaggcgctactaacggttcgtgcatagtagggaaccctaggtcgggacctagccctatggcgagtactgaaccaagaAGGGTCCCGTAAACTCTCCCCCAGCAGGGAGGGACctttcaaggtgacggaaatgtgCCGACTCGAGGGTAACCACCTTGCTATAGCTGGAGTACCACTTCCAAACccctggagcatctctgtaagttctatccatagaagcaagtctgaggggttgaatttctctcccttttgtaactaggttgtgcatacgtgtatgccagcccagtgaggtccgccctcataagcccggcctgttggcctGTACCCATGCATGTCGAGTTATAAAGagaagatttaccccctcagatgtgctcctATGACAGTTTTATCCTCCTGCCTCCATGGTTTTATCCTGCAGTTTCCGGATATAATTTTTTACCTAACCCACCCGAACAGTTCCCATCTATCTTggcatgatgacatccgaattgagtagctagacctgcagtttaggacccctctacgaaagcaggGGGTTTGGTAGCCTGGGGGCTGGTTCTAAAGAATAGGagctcgttccatggggtggtccggagctgtgtagccgcttagcctggttctgcacccaaagcctgcacactccaccactctgtgacgggcaccctagtatttggagctatagtcctgtgggtccgacaacctagggtccggctctagagaatggatacttgtctcctggggtggtctggagccatgtagccgcttagcctggtcccgtaccgtaagcctgcacgctccaccaccctgcgacgagtgtcctagtatttggaaccacgatccagggggtccggacacacaacttggcctcccagactaaaacctgcaggtcccgtgcatgtatcaaaggatggctagtatcaggtgatgggtcctatgggtgtgctactaacgctccctagccaaagctgtgttcaggtccaggtcccagtcgaggctgccTCTTAGGGCCCACTGCCAACTCTTTcaggtatactggtatccagcctcgacacgtcgagcctcatcccagggggccaggtaccagagAGGAGTCGGCAACGCCACACACAACAGGGGCAAATAGTATGCAGATAAGTCCTAATACTGCTCGATAAGTACTACTCAAAAATACCTTACAAAAgcaaagttattacatccgccttcaagcggggcCCTAGCCTTATGTCTACAGGTATGACCTACTCGACATCAGTAGGGTTGTGCTGGAAGCGCGCGACTGCCATCTCcatggcgtacgacgtcttgtacgaccccccaGGAGGCGTCGGTGCGGCGTGGCTTGCGGTGTCCGGCGGCGCAGGGAGCGCTACGGGTGCAGCAGACCTGCGCACGGTGCGACCGTCGCCTGTGTGGTGGACGGGCAGTCGTGCTCCGCTTGGCGGTGGGAGGCAGCGTTGGAGGCGACACCAAAGCCgtcaaagccaaagagatggagccgCAGCACATCTTGCTTCCCACCCCAAGGAGTTGGGGGCGCGAGGGATGGAGCTGTGGCTCAGCCCTCGGTCCACCTTCACGATGCTGGTGAACATCCtttcccccgaatgctggaggaagaagcgggaaggaGTGTCGCCTCCATGGACATCCTGCGGAGGTAGGCAATGATGGTCGCCTGAAGGATAAAGCAGTGGACCAGCCTCTGGCAcgagggcccgggcccacgagtcatgctCCTTGGGCGTCGACCTCtgtgtgcggagaaggcgaaccgccgcgtgaGGAGCATGCCATCGCCCGCGGTAGTGTGTCTCTTCACCTCCGTCGAAAGCAGTTGACCAGTCCACCGCGTGAGGAGCATGCCACCGCCTGCAGTAGTGTGCCTCTCCACCCCCGCCGAAAGCAGCGGACCAGTCTCTGACACAAGGgctcgggcccacgagtcatcctccttgggcgccggttcctgggtgcagagaagtcgAACCGTCGTTCGCGCCAGAaccgcgcctcctcggggccgccgcagaggacagagaaggtgaattttcaaaaccaatgcagtggtatcgaggcaccccgcgcatggcccagcaaagccattaagtgcggaggtcacgggtcagtcagccgcggggacaggcgtggcagttggcgtgaccaaGGGCGGACTGGCAGTAATTACGCCAGCGAGCGCACGGAAGCAGCGCACCATTCGACAAtccagctttggccccacctgcaggctcgtatcctccctgaGGCGGGCCAgggggccactgtcagtaccctgGAAAAGCGGTACCCGCTACTACAATATAAAGGTGCGGCGTCCATGCGGCTATATTTAGTCGCGTGGCGAACAACATCTGACCCTACCATGTGGACGGCTCTAGGACCGTCATGTGGTCAGGAAAGACAATATACTCCAAGGTGGCGACAGTAGGTCCGGACCCCCACGGGAAAGCGACAGACCCCTGGATGCACAAACCAGACCCCTAGgatgggtcccggacccctcaGGAGGGGTCTGGGCTACTCACAGTGGGGTCCCGGGATCCCAAGGCAAAGAATACCCAAGCCTTAATCAAGGTCGGGCGGGGGTCTGGTGCTGACACGTGccctactgcccgtgacgtaagccagcgcgcGGAGAGTGACGTAGGAATTCTGGGCCGCACATTTATTGCGGAGAAGGCGCATCACCTGTCAAGCTGGCAGTCGATGTGCCGTCTCAGCATTAAATACGCCCTGTCTACTCTGCTGACAAGCGATGTGtcgtctcagcatttaatgtgccttgTCCACTCTGCTGACGGACGGtggccaggccatcctgcaggcggcgtgcccgtCCACTCCGGTGGCAGACAGTAAgcccgtgctgcggcatacactgtgctcatcatcactcgtacgttgccagtgaagcttccgctgcacgccgatactacgcaggctgcggatatcagggcgcaaggagattgcactggcgaccagcattagttgctccaagtattacatctgttatgtccctgggcccgcatgtcagggcttagcacccttgtacgtgcccccccttcagctataaaaggggaggcacgcaacgttacaaCGGGGGCAGACTCAGACTCACTTAGACTctcacactcacaagttcatacaagctctcgagctcaatacatcacacagtggagtagggtattacgctccggcggcccgaaccactctaaacccttgtgtgttcttgtgttctcccTATTTTCCAACTAATaagcaaaatgcttaggcccctcctcatcttaggatttagggcgggtgcattccgccacccggccggagatttcctctccgacacttgTCTTTGGATAATGCTAGTGCAAATGAAGTAGTTGTGCACGATATAATTGAGGATTTGCAGGACACTGATTCAAATCTAGTTTGTGATGGTGCTTTCTTTCATGTGAGGTGTGGTTGTCACATACTGAACTTGGTTGCAAAGGATGGCTTGGCTGTAATTGTAGGAACAATTGAGAAAATCAAAGTGATTGTTCTTGCTGTAAAATCTTCTCCTTTGCAGTGGGAAGAATTAATGAAGTGTGCTAGTGAATGCGAATTGTATAAATCTAAAGGAATCTCATATGATGTCTCAACTAGATGGAATTCTACCTATTTGATGTTGAGGGATGCCTTATATTATAAGCCTACACTAATAAGGCTTAAAACAAGTGATCCTCGCAGGTACGTTTGTCTCAATTGTTGTACATGTCATCATTATAAATTCTCAATTAGTCAAATGTCAATTCTTGTAGGTACGATGCAATTTGTCCTAAAGCCGAGGAGTGGAAGATGGCATTAACTCTTTTTAAGTGTTTGAAGAAGTTTTTTGATCTCACTGAACTCCTATCTGGTACTCAATATTCCACTGCAAATTTATTTTACAAAGGTTTTTGTGAGATAAAGGATTTGATTGACCAATGGTGTGTTCATGAAAAATTTGTCATTAGGAGAATGTCCGTTGCAATGAGTGAAAAGATTGAGAAATATTGGAAAGTGTCTAATATTGCACTAGTTGTATCATGCTTCCTTGACCCTAGGTACGAGAAAATATTGATTGAGTTCTATATGAAAAAATTCCATGGTGACTCATACAAAGTTCATGTAGATGACTTTGTTAGAGGCATTAGAAAATTGTATCAATTCTATTCTAGTTGTACTCCTTTAGCTCCAAAGACAAAGACAACTACTAATGATAGTACAGATGATACCTTGATGGAAAATGAAGATGATGAATTTCAAAACTATTTGCTTGAGTTGAAGGATTATGATCAAGTAGAGTCAAATGAATTGGATAAATATATGTCTGAACCCCTTTTGAAGCATAGTGGTCAGTTTTATATTTTATCATGGTGGAGGGGAAGGGTTGTAGAATATCCTATTCTCACCCAAATTGCAAGGGATGTGCTATCAATACAAGTGTCAACTGTTGCTTCTGAGTCTGCGTTCAGTGTTGGTGGTCGTGCTGTTGATCCTTACCGCAATCGTCTTGGTTCGGAGATTGTTGAAGCTTTGATATGCACAAAATATTGGGTAGCAGCATCTAGGAAAAGTGAATGCATATATGCTATGATGAAGTTCCAATTTATAGTTATCCAACAATTATTTTAATTATATTGATGAATATTTGTGTCATTCAAGGTGCTACAAATTTTCCAACAATGATTGGTGATCTCGAGGTGGTAGACTCTGTTATCACTGCTGCAACGAATCATGAGAATGAGATGGATGAGGTATTTAAAGATTATCATTTACTTCGTGCATGGGCTATTAATTTGCTATTGTTCACTATTGTTTTGATATTTTGATGGCGTGCATGGGCTGCTTGCTGCCTTGCTTTGTACTGCTGTTGTTGTACTTCTGTGGTGCATAATGCTTGCTATCTTGCTGTTTTACATTACTGTTGGTGCATACTGCTTGTTGCTGGGACATACTGCTTGCTGCCTTGCTGTTCACTTGACTGTTGGTGTATAGCTGTTGTTGTTTGATACTCCCTGCATACCAATTCATGTTGTATATGTATTTATTTATCCAAAAATGACTTATTTTTGTGCATTAACATGACGAAGACACATTAGAATTTTCTaagaataatgaagatgtagcaaGTGGCTCCTCTCCATGAGCAATGTGTCTTATGTTTGTTGAGAGATGTGAGCAAATGAGCCTTGATTGTAATAGTCTATGCGTGCTAAGTGATCTAAATGTGAGCAAGTGATTATGAATATGTGTTTTAAACTTTATATTGTGTCATGTGTGCTAGTAGACTTATATGGCTTCTTATGTTAGCCAAGAGCCCAAGACTTATGTGCTACATTAAACTATGTGTGCTCCAGATTTACATGGCTTTTATCTATGTTTAATTAAGACTTGTGTTTACAATTTTTTATTTGTTGTTAAGTTTTGAATATATGGTTTCATGGTGTAATTTTACCGAACAAAAATACTGgttcccgttttcatccctaatgaTAATCTATTATCGATCCGAACAAGCAGTAACAGATCACTCTCAACAATTTATATAATGTCGCAATGTACATGTACAAACAGCTACCTAGTTCTATATGAAAAGAACAACAAAAGACTGGCCGTCTATactacgaagaagaagaagaacaaaagACTGGCCGGAGCCGGCTCGCATCGTTCCATCGCTGTCGTGTCGTTGCGTTCGAGGTAAACACAGACCCGACAAAAAGTTGTCGAGCAGCAGTAGCTTCTTTTTTAGAGCGACGCAGTAGCTTGTTTGTATTCAGCGACTTGGGGAGATTTGAGTTGAATCTCGACGCCGGGTGCTACTACTGGAAGTCTGGAACGTGCAACTAGCTCGTAACCACTAACCAACAGCGCTGTGCCACGTCCAATGCCTTTTTTTTTTTGTACAAAGGTAAAATAACGCCACGAACTCACACCATTACACGCCTCACCACAGGCACGTTTTCCGCTAGCGTGGACAAAAAAAGGTCACAGCCGAATGTCCCGCGATCAACATGCATGCGGCATGCATCCCACGCCCGACGCCCGTTGTTCAATCATGGGCATGGGCGGTGGTCCGCCACCTGACCGCGTAATTTAACGACCAGTAGTTTATTGAAAAAGAAGATCGTCGTTCTAAACACAAGGAGAAACTGGAATCCATGTCCATACGGTGGCAACTTCCCAATCTCCGACGGATGCCGAAACCTTTCCGCGTCCAAATTCCAGGCCTTTACTTTGGCTATTACTCCCTGACAACCGCTACGGTACGCAACCGGCCGTTGCTGCTTGTCTGCTACTGACGCTGCGGCACACAGGGTGGAATGCGCCGTGCAGTACCGCGCCGAGGAGGATGAGGATTCCACGTCCACGGCACACGTACTACGTTTGGCAGTAGTAGGCTGTAGGCCGCCCGGGCACCGCATACTACGGAATTGAGTCGTTACGCTCCCTTGCACGGCACAGGGAGCACGGCGTCCGCACCTGCGACCTCGAGCAGTCGAGCGCGAGCGCGAGCGCGCACCGGGCACGCCCTTTCTTATGTATGCGTTTCTTTCCAACCTGGGCTCTGACTCCCACCGCGGACCGACCGAACCGATTGCCCCTCCACGCGCTCCGCTTCGCACCCAAGTCCTCTAGCCGTTTGATCCCAGACGGCGCGACGAGAGCGGGAGGTTCTAGCCGTTTCCTCCTCCTACAGTCCCACTCCGCAGTGGCACGGCGGCGCCGCCGGGTTCTCGATCGGGCTGCTCCCTTCACTTCacttcccttcccttcccttccttACCCGCCGCCGCGGCACACGGTGCACGTGGATGGGCTGCAAGGGGTCCAAGCACGCGCTGCACGGGGGCTGTGGATTGGCGGCGCGAGCGCCGGAGCCGCAGAGCCGCTCGGGACGACTGGCGCCGCGGCACTCCGTCGTCGCGCTGCGGTCGTCCACGCTCGGAACGCTCAGCCTCGACCGCGCCGTGGCGGCCGTCGCGGCAGCGGGCCTCTCTTTCGACgctgcagcagcagcaggaggaggaggaggaggaggcgtggACGAGGCGACGACGAAGGCCGGAGACGACGACGTCGACGGCGCAGGGACGAAGCTGCTGGGGCCGTCGCGGTCGTTCGGCGGGTGGCGCCCGACGACGCCGCCTCCCGTGGCGGCGCCGCCGAAGCGGCAGAGGAGGGCGGTGGTGGCGGCGTCGAAGGCCGTCGCGCCGCCGCGGACGCCGAACGAGACGCCGGCGCGCAACCCCGACCCCGATCCCGAGGAGATCGACGTGTGGGAGCTCATGAACGGGCTCGAAGACGAGGACGAAGAGGCGGACGACGGCGCTGAGCGGAAGGCGCGGTCGGCGCCCGCGTCCCCGGCGTTGGTGCCGGAGATCCTGGACGCGTTCCGGAAGGCGCTCGACGACCTGACGCCTGATGACTCGCCTTCGCCCCTTCCTCGTTTCGTCAAACCCAGCGGAACCGGTGGCGCCGAGAAGCGCGAGATCCAGACGTTCCCGGGCATCGTGCGGGCGCGGGTCGACGTGTTCCAGGAAAAGATCAACACCAAGACGACGAAGCTTGCAGCCAAGGCGGTCTCGCTCTCGCCGCCGGAGAGCGCGGGCCGAGTCGTCGTGTACCTCACCAGCCTCCGCGGGATCCGGCAGACGTACGAGGACTGCCGGTCCACGAGCGCGGTCCTGCAAGGCTACGGCGTGCGCGTCGACGAGCGCGACCTGTCCATGCATGCGGGCTTCAAGCACGAGCTCCGCGCCGCGCTCGGcgtcggcgacggcgacggcgacgaagCCCGCCGGCCGCCGCTCCCGCAGGTGTTCGCGGACGGCCGCCACCTGGGCGGCGCCGAGGAGGTCCGCCGCATGCACGAGGCCGGGGACCTGGCGTCGGCCCTAGGTGCCTGCGACGCGGCGCCGTGCGCCGCCGGCGCGCAGGACGCCTGCGCCGGCTGCGGCGGGGTGCGGTTCGTGCCGTGCGGCGGGTGCTCCGGCAGCTGCAAGGTGTTCGTGGACGACGAGGATGGCTCCGGTGCCGGAGCGTTCAGGCGGTGCCCGGAGTGCAACGAGAACGGGCTAGTGAAATGCGCCGTTTGCTAGATTAGTTTTGCCATCTTTTTTTTTTTGAGAGAGAGTTTGTGTGGAATTTTTTATAACCCCATCTCCATCCTTGTTTGACGACCAGTTTCGATCGTGATCGACATCTTGTACAGATCAGAAAGAAAACAAACAGTTCTTTGGATTTCGATGAGTCTCAGAGTGCAAGACCAACAAATGTTCGAGCCGCCGGCTCTAGCACGGAGTCGACCACTCGATCGTTACCTGAGGCAACGTGAAAGTATGAACCGATGCCTGTGTTTTGTGTGTGTGAATCCTAGGACTAACCAGCTGATCAGTGATCCCTAACCTTGGACATTGTCTGCAGTGTGAAGTGCATAAAAAGTCAACAACGCTGGCAGTGGCAGACTGGCAGTGGGGCAATGGCAGGAATCAATCAGGAATGGCAGCTCCTCGTGTCAGAGAAtacagaacaaggattcccatccCAATGATTTTGCAGCCACGTTTTGCATCTATACTGGCACCCGTACTAGGCGCCAGGATGAATGTCGCGTGGTGGGCTGGAAGGCTACGAGGTGTACAGGCAGGGACAAAAGGGCTGGGCAGTTGCCGCTGCTAGATGCAACACCCTCTACGGTCCTCTGCAGTACCATACCAACCGTGCCTTGGCGACCAGGTATCGTGTGGGCACGCCGATGCACGGCTGCATCAAAGCCATGCTTTTCCGTACCCTCTTGGGTCTTGGCACAGTTATCTAGCCTAGATCATTCCGATCTAATTTATGGTCTAGCTAGGCTTCCGAGTATCACCTCTATCAGGTTTTATTGATACTTTTGAATATGGACCGCTGAAGAACTTGAAGATCGAAGAACTTGAAGATTAAAAAGGATTCCAGGACCATGGAGGTTGTAAGCCTTAAGTATTTACCTAGCATGTTTGTGATCAATATATCTTTACTTATCTAGTCACCTCGCTCTCTAGTGAGGTGCTAGCTGGAATTCCTTTCATGCTCCGCAGAAGTGAGTCCGTGGATAACTATCACGCGCTCGCTCTCTTCTCAATCTCGGTCCTGTATTCCTCATCTATGAGCTCAGATTGGAAACACACGTTAAGGGGATGTGTCCATGATAGTGGACTTGATATGTCCATGACAGTTTACTTGTCTAAGATACACTTCTTTGCAGAAGAGATGGTGGTCGCTAGGTAAGGAAAATGGCATGATGCCTCTAGATCCGGTGCTTGTAGGACTACTGACTAGGGTTCGACGCCCTTTAGATAGCTACACAAGAGCTGCCAGACATTGTCGTACTAGTCCAAAAACCCTCGTCATACTATAGTCCATGGTATGATGCTTCACTTTCTCTCATACTGACTAGTGGGCCCTCTAGTGTACGGAATCTCCATCTAGTTTGATGTCGTCCAGACCACCAGTCTGATGGTTGCATCTAACACCCTTTACTTAGCCGATTAAGTCCACCATATAGTTTGTCGGACACTTGTAGGTGAATAGTACATGTTCGACGCTTCTGTGAGGAGAATAATGCTTTAGTATGGTCGAACACCTTAACTCTATGGCCTAACGCCAGACTCTGGCGCCTTGTAATGCATTATGTTATTTTTGTGATCTTTGTGTCCatttgtgtcggcgtttcgaccccggggggtccctggaccgacgagtaaatttgttgctgcgtgtcccagcccagatgggttggcgcgagatggaacacaagggagaaacgcggctcgtattatctcacaccaggggggtgtgctcgtagtaggggttacaagcgttcgcgagagagagagagagagtgagcatgttcgttagctcgttcccccgcgcgaccccccgcatgaaggccctggacctcccttttatagatgcaaggagagggtccagatgtacaatggggggtgtagctaggcgctaacgtgtctggcagggaagtgtctgagccctgtgtacatgccaacgtggctgtcggagaggtgctagagccctgtgtacgcggtaacgtggccgtcagagaagttgaaagtcacctagagggggggtgaatagggcgaatctgaaatttataaacttaagcacaactacaagccgggttagcgttagaaatatgaacgagtccgagagagagggtgaaaaacaaatcgcaggaaaataaagagtgagacacgatgatttgttttaccgaggttcggttcttgcaaacctactccccgttgaggtggtcacaaagacctggtctctttcaaccctttccctctctcaaacgatcacttagaccgagtgagcttcaatcaaacgggacacaaagtccccacaaggatcaccacacaattggtgtctcttgcctcggttacaattgagttgatcacaagaaagaatgagaaaaagaagcaatccaagcgcaagagctcaaatgaacacaagtcactctctcactagtcactatttgatttggaatgaaatatggacttgggagaggatttgatctctttggtgtgtcttgtattgaatgctatagctcttgtaaggtgtgtggagttggaaaacttggatgcaatgaatggtgggtggttgggggtatttatagccccaaccaccaaactagccgtttggtgaggctgttgtcgcatggcgcaccagatagtccggtgcgcctgccacgtcaccaaaccgttggatttcgaccgttggagcttctgtattCTGggccaccgggcagtccggtggtgcaccggacaagcactgttcactgtccggtgcgccatctgcctCTGCTCTAACTCTGGcgcacactgtagcgcatttaatgccttctgcagacgaccgttggcgcgaagtagtcgttgctccgctggcacaccggacagtccgatgcgccaccggacactgtccggtgctacaccggatagtccggtgaattatagcggagcggcctccagaattcccgaaggtgagcagttcggagttggagtccctggtgcaccggacactgtccggtggcgcaccggacagtccggtacgccagaccagggcacactttggctgactttagctctctatatttgaatcctttttcggtatttttattggtttgttgtgaacctttggcacctgtagaactcataatctagagcaaactagtaagtccaattatttgtgttgggcaattcaaccaccaaaatcaattaggaaaaaggtgtaagcctaattccctttcaatctccccctttttggtgattgatgccaacacaaaccaaagcaaaaacagaagtgcataattgaactagtttgcataatgtaagtgcaaaggttacttagaattgaaccaataaattctcataagatatgcatggattgtttctttatttttaacatattggaccacgcttgcaccacatgttttgtttttgaaaatttttttcaaagtccttttgcaaatattcaaaggtaaataaataagattttgagaagcattttcaagatttgaaattttctccccctgtttcaaatgattttcctttgactaaacaaaactccacctcaatcaaatcctcctcttagtgttcaagagggttttagatattagttttgaaagggttgtaccaatttgaagtTCTATCAAAagtaagataccgattgaaagatcatcatttttaaaaaaacttttcttaactc from Zea mays cultivar B73 chromosome 6, Zm-B73-REFERENCE-NAM-5.0, whole genome shotgun sequence harbors:
- the LOC103629932 gene encoding uncharacterized protein At5g39865, which produces MGCKGSKHALHGGCGLAARAPEPQSRSGRLAPRHSVVALRSSTLGTLSLDRAVAAVAAAGLSFDAAAAAGGGGGGGVDEATTKAGDDDVDGAGTKLLGPSRSFGGWRPTTPPPVAAPPKRQRRAVVAASKAVAPPRTPNETPARNPDPDPEEIDVWELMNGLEDEDEEADDGAERKARSAPASPALVPEILDAFRKALDDLTPDDSPSPLPRFVKPSGTGGAEKREIQTFPGIVRARVDVFQEKINTKTTKLAAKAVSLSPPESAGRVVVYLTSLRGIRQTYEDCRSTSAVLQGYGVRVDERDLSMHAGFKHELRAALGVGDGDGDEARRPPLPQVFADGRHLGGAEEVRRMHEAGDLASALGACDAAPCAAGAQDACAGCGGVRFVPCGGCSGSCKVFVDDEDGSGAGAFRRCPECNENGLVKCAVC